A single genomic interval of Chryseobacterium paludis harbors:
- a CDS encoding TetR/AcrR family transcriptional regulator, whose product MISKEENILFAAEKLFAEKGFEGTSTREISKAANVNISMISYYFGSKEKLYEKLVEYRMNEGQFFSKDILERTDINEWEKIEKIVDKFSAKIKDQKCFYRIMQREQLHAENPQIVEFLKQTKMVFISTYSQILESGLRKGIFTKNPPIYLLHATVSGTLFYAFNGKEMYKEFLNDTEDEEVFDKKYYAELNKHIKHILKDLLGYEENK is encoded by the coding sequence ATGATTTCAAAAGAAGAAAATATATTATTTGCCGCAGAAAAACTTTTCGCAGAAAAGGGTTTTGAAGGAACTTCTACCAGAGAAATTTCTAAGGCAGCGAATGTAAATATTTCCATGATTTCCTATTATTTTGGTTCAAAAGAAAAACTGTACGAGAAATTGGTTGAATACAGAATGAATGAAGGCCAGTTTTTTTCGAAAGATATTCTGGAAAGAACTGACATCAATGAATGGGAGAAAATAGAGAAGATAGTAGATAAGTTTTCAGCGAAAATAAAAGATCAAAAATGTTTTTACAGAATTATGCAGCGGGAGCAATTACATGCTGAAAATCCACAGATTGTAGAATTCCTTAAACAAACAAAAATGGTCTTTATCTCTACGTATTCACAAATACTGGAAAGCGGATTGAGAAAAGGAATTTTTACAAAAAATCCACCTATTTATTTATTACATGCAACGGTAAGTGGAACATTGTTCTATGCATTTAATGGGAAGGAAATGTATAAGGAATTCTTAAATGACACGGAAGATGAAGAAGTTTTTGATAAAAAATATTACGCAGAACTTAATAAACATATTAAACATATACTAAAAGACCTTTTAGGTTATGAAGAAAATAAATAA
- a CDS encoding tail fiber domain-containing protein has protein sequence MKKITTSLCLLFVLGATFSVSAQNVWTGTAIPTTTGGAVGIGNTAPTARLDINSGSTISALKINHGYRVFNGTNVPNIIEVYNQVTNIIPPVNPVLINWLSYGGVFGLQSLSNTVNESRMMYNDNLGNVRSSGIAMYSSPSFGNGTIINSIRGVAYLNFLNGGNGSPTGGVTVLGNGNNELYVDGRLQVSFEARAQSFISTSDRRLKDNIKPLKDIPGNLFNLNTYSYTFKPKKEGEGKADTKLHFGLIAQEVEKEFPNLVTIDEKGNYALNYIEIIPLLINELKDQKNEIKDLKAKMDAIEAKLNAMGDNKNTSPSMVNTSTSYSLEQNAPNPFNQETVIRFNAGDTNAAIGIYDLSGRQMQLIPIKKGEKQISITARTLTAGTYIYNLVANGKIIDSKKMIVTN, from the coding sequence ATGAAAAAAATCACAACTTCTTTATGCCTTTTATTTGTATTAGGTGCAACTTTTTCTGTTTCTGCACAGAACGTGTGGACAGGTACAGCTATACCAACTACAACTGGTGGTGCAGTAGGAATAGGTAACACAGCTCCTACGGCGAGATTGGATATTAATTCAGGAAGTACTATTTCTGCATTAAAGATCAATCATGGATATAGAGTGTTTAACGGAACTAATGTTCCTAATATCATAGAAGTCTACAACCAGGTTACGAATATAATACCTCCGGTAAATCCAGTATTAATCAACTGGTTGAGCTATGGTGGCGTTTTTGGGCTTCAGTCTTTATCGAATACCGTAAATGAAAGCAGGATGATGTACAATGATAATTTAGGTAATGTAAGGTCTTCAGGGATTGCCATGTACTCTAGTCCGAGTTTTGGTAACGGAACGATCATCAACTCAATAAGGGGAGTGGCTTATTTAAATTTCCTGAATGGGGGTAATGGTTCTCCAACCGGAGGGGTTACTGTTTTGGGAAATGGAAATAACGAACTTTATGTAGATGGACGTTTACAGGTTTCATTTGAGGCAAGAGCTCAGTCTTTTATTTCAACTTCCGACAGAAGATTAAAGGATAATATTAAACCTCTTAAAGACATTCCGGGTAATCTATTCAACCTTAATACATACTCTTATACTTTTAAACCTAAAAAAGAAGGTGAAGGTAAAGCTGATACTAAACTGCATTTTGGTCTTATTGCTCAAGAAGTTGAAAAGGAATTTCCAAACTTAGTTACTATAGATGAAAAAGGAAATTATGCACTTAATTATATTGAAATAATTCCACTATTAATCAATGAATTAAAAGATCAGAAAAATGAAATTAAAGATCTGAAGGCTAAGATGGATGCAATAGAAGCAAAGCTGAATGCTATGGGTGATAATAAAAATACTTCTCCATCTATGGTGAATACATCCACATCTTACTCTCTGGAACAAAATGCTCCTAATCCGTTTAATCAGGAAACGGTGATCAGATTTAATGCAGGTGACACAAATGCCGCGATAGGAATATATGATCTGAGTGGGAGACAAATGCAACTTATTCCTATTAAAAAAGGTGAAAAACAAATCAGTATTACTGCACGTACGTTGACAGCAGGAACCTATATTTATAATCTTGTTGCCAATGGTAAGATCATAGATTCAAAAAAGATGATCGTAACCAATTGA
- a CDS encoding DNA polymerase III subunit produces MNWENIAGQESLKKLLKDSIKENRVSHAQLFVGKEGYGTFPLVLAYAKDILQRENEHAASKVEHLNHLDLHFSFPVYTDNKNSLSKNKFEDFREMILASPYASYDDWTAFLDSENKQLFISADEVDDQNQKFSLKSFEGGTKILIVWRADKMNIAASNKFLKFLEEPPAKTIILLTAESSNDILPTILSRTQIVEVPRINDTDIEAYLKNSFSVSDDQSREIVHEAQGNLNDAIKLLKSENKNEEFERLFIQWVRDAFQVKKKPEFLKNIILWAREIAGWNREKQKNFLDYCSEIFRLALLQNYQSESLVYKKINANGFNWTGFSKFISGANIESILEEISTADLHLTRNGNPKIIWTDLGIKLSRYIHKTT; encoded by the coding sequence ATGAATTGGGAGAACATTGCCGGTCAAGAGAGCCTGAAAAAACTTCTTAAAGACAGTATTAAAGAAAACAGAGTAAGCCACGCCCAACTTTTTGTCGGAAAAGAGGGATATGGGACATTCCCACTTGTATTGGCTTATGCAAAAGATATCTTACAAAGGGAAAATGAACATGCTGCTTCAAAAGTTGAACATTTAAATCACCTGGATCTCCACTTTAGTTTCCCTGTTTATACGGATAATAAAAATTCATTAAGTAAAAATAAGTTTGAGGATTTCAGAGAAATGATCCTTGCATCACCCTATGCAAGCTATGATGACTGGACGGCATTTTTAGATTCAGAGAATAAGCAGCTTTTTATTTCTGCAGATGAAGTAGATGACCAAAACCAGAAATTCTCTCTTAAGAGTTTCGAAGGTGGAACTAAAATTCTAATTGTCTGGAGGGCAGATAAAATGAACATTGCAGCGTCCAATAAGTTTTTGAAATTTTTAGAAGAACCACCTGCAAAAACCATTATCCTCCTTACGGCAGAAAGTTCTAATGATATCTTACCTACCATACTTTCCAGAACGCAGATCGTGGAAGTTCCCCGGATTAATGATACGGATATTGAAGCATATTTAAAGAACAGTTTTTCCGTTTCAGATGATCAATCCAGAGAAATAGTCCATGAAGCCCAAGGAAATCTTAATGATGCAATAAAGCTTTTAAAGTCAGAGAATAAAAATGAAGAATTTGAAAGGCTTTTCATTCAGTGGGTGAGAGATGCTTTTCAGGTAAAAAAGAAACCTGAATTTCTTAAAAATATTATTCTTTGGGCAAGGGAAATTGCAGGATGGAATAGGGAGAAACAAAAAAACTTTTTAGACTATTGTTCTGAAATATTCAGGCTGGCTCTATTGCAAAATTACCAATCGGAAAGTCTGGTTTATAAAAAAATTAATGCAAATGGTTTCAATTGGACAGGTTTTTCCAAATTTATCAGTGGAGCAAATATTGAAAGTATCTTGGAAGAAATAAGCACTGCTGATCTGCATCTCACCCGAAACGGAAATCCTAAAATTATATGGACCGACCTTGGGATCAAGCTTTCAAGGTATATTCATAAAACAACATAG
- a CDS encoding organic hydroperoxide resistance protein, whose amino-acid sequence MKVLYSTVATATGGRNGHVKSENGVLDLEVRMPKGLGGANEDFTNPEMLFAAGYSACFDSALNLVIKQSKIKTGETKVTAKVSLGQLENGGFGLAVDLHANIPEVSLEEAQSLIEKAHQVCPYSNATRGNIEVKLSVTNTES is encoded by the coding sequence ATGAAAGTATTATACAGTACAGTGGCTACAGCAACGGGAGGAAGAAATGGACATGTAAAAAGTGAAAACGGAGTTTTAGATCTTGAAGTAAGGATGCCAAAAGGCCTGGGTGGTGCTAACGAGGATTTTACAAATCCAGAAATGTTATTTGCAGCAGGGTATTCTGCGTGTTTTGACAGTGCTTTGAATTTGGTCATTAAACAAAGCAAAATAAAAACAGGCGAAACAAAGGTTACAGCCAAAGTAAGTCTTGGTCAATTGGAAAATGGTGGTTTTGGTCTTGCCGTAGATCTACATGCCAACATTCCTGAAGTATCTTTGGAAGAAGCACAATCCCTGATTGAAAAAGCACATCAGGTTTGCCCTTATTCCAATGCAACAAGGGGAAATATCGAAGTAAAATTAAGTGTTACAAATACCGAATCCTAA